The Kordia sp. SMS9 genome window below encodes:
- a CDS encoding DUF4199 family protein, giving the protein MIKRFWNKGTKQKIILIVIGLILFCALFILRDDYQPFLLFLRKYLFVLILFVVILYFGIRSFRKTASTPKKLLKGFLTLASVVLIYVVLFTVGMYEYMQTYNVYNNMNLQEIAELPLSRNERIQPYNNIKTMAYESITETQEVSPPQLVRVDDRNQWTMAVQPSQEYFIQRTKDNIEELFSVSSTSPSPRFSNDNRIPATFSIGESLAFSRNTYNAVVQRFNPWQLFNYEPHEAYYMKNDQGNWVQVVSLIKWKGFFFPYPSFGGVMVLETGDHDFNDYLERLLIGKGTFIPAEDVQKYPYLTRQNTLSEKVSRIQAKSMMFLGGFMDPLPWNKKTAVKIPDLKEDQNQQPFVTDFKFEGSVNTAYDGLYHWFGLEPIGVERTGLSISVFIPADGSDNVYYYNHASKKEGLAGVSAMPAKVMESRKEYDWTVNKPVEFRPFIRDIAGKRRLFMLSTIAAKRENSDQFDGGSTPDLALVDVSYKDVVWIDAKHPSKWNEQIIDQLGETWKITERLSDDVVFPNRTKVPEVTKDSITIQKDSLK; this is encoded by the coding sequence ATGATCAAAAGATTTTGGAACAAAGGAACAAAACAAAAAATCATCCTCATTGTCATAGGATTGATCCTTTTTTGTGCGCTTTTTATTTTGAGAGATGACTATCAACCATTTTTACTCTTTTTACGAAAGTACTTATTTGTGTTGATACTTTTTGTTGTGATTTTATACTTCGGGATTCGATCGTTTCGTAAAACCGCCAGTACACCCAAAAAACTCTTAAAAGGATTTTTAACACTCGCGTCTGTAGTATTGATTTATGTCGTTTTATTTACGGTAGGAATGTATGAATACATGCAAACCTACAACGTATACAACAATATGAATTTGCAAGAAATTGCCGAATTACCATTGAGCAGAAACGAGCGCATTCAACCGTACAACAATATCAAAACGATGGCATACGAGTCTATCACGGAAACACAAGAAGTTTCGCCACCACAATTGGTACGTGTAGACGATCGCAATCAGTGGACAATGGCCGTACAGCCTTCGCAAGAATATTTTATTCAACGTACCAAAGATAATATTGAAGAGTTGTTTTCGGTATCGAGCACATCGCCTTCTCCGCGCTTTTCCAACGACAATCGAATTCCTGCAACGTTTTCCATTGGCGAATCGTTAGCGTTTAGTAGAAACACGTATAATGCGGTTGTACAACGTTTCAATCCGTGGCAATTGTTCAATTACGAGCCGCACGAAGCGTATTATATGAAAAATGATCAAGGAAATTGGGTGCAAGTCGTAAGTTTGATCAAATGGAAAGGATTCTTTTTTCCATATCCATCTTTTGGCGGCGTCATGGTGTTAGAAACTGGCGATCATGATTTTAACGACTATTTAGAGCGTTTGTTAATTGGGAAAGGAACCTTTATTCCTGCGGAAGATGTGCAGAAGTATCCGTATTTAACCCGACAAAATACATTGTCTGAAAAAGTATCACGCATTCAGGCAAAATCGATGATGTTTTTAGGCGGATTTATGGATCCACTTCCGTGGAATAAGAAAACGGCGGTGAAAATTCCAGATTTAAAAGAAGATCAAAATCAGCAACCTTTTGTAACGGATTTTAAGTTTGAAGGCTCCGTAAATACTGCGTATGATGGTTTGTATCATTGGTTTGGTTTGGAACCGATTGGCGTAGAACGTACAGGATTATCCATCAGTGTTTTTATTCCTGCGGATGGAAGCGATAATGTATATTATTACAACCACGCCAGCAAAAAAGAAGGTTTGGCAGGTGTTTCGGCAATGCCCGCAAAAGTGATGGAATCGAGAAAAGAATACGATTGGACGGTGAATAAACCTGTAGAATTTAGACCTTTTATTAGAGATATTGCTGGAAAACGTCGTTTGTTCATGTTGAGTACCATTGCGGCAAAACGCGAAAACAGCGATCAGTTTGATGGTGGTTCTACGCCCGATCTAGCGTTGGTAGATGTTTCGTATAAAGATGTTGTTTGGATTGATGCCAAACATCCTTCCAAATGGAATGAACAAATCATAGATCAATTGGGTGAAACGTGGAAAATTACAGAACGTTTGTCGGATGATGTGGTGTTTCCAAATAGAACGAAAGTCCCAGAAGTTACAAAAGATTCGATAACGATACAGAAAGATTCTTTGAAATAG
- a CDS encoding SUMF1/EgtB/PvdO family nonheme iron enzyme codes for MKKITLILMLICFAFSTSTKANNIQVNNISLENLNEVSNWVHVEFDLFWENSWRISSGPSNWDAAWVFIKYRVNNGTWTHGIVSQASSVAASGSTLDVTSDGMGAFIYRASDGSGNVNFQNTQLRWNFGSTDTNDIIDIQVFAIEMVYVPQDSFYVGGTTGNESNKFHSGGFSTSSSYRITSENVLTIANTSGNLYYTADNSNGGDQTGSLSASYPKGFGAFYSMKYEVTESQWLGFFNSLTETQKTNRDVTDATHKNSDAVISRNTISWTGGSASATTSAPDRACSYLSPGDMNAYMDWTGMRPMTELEYEKACRGPILPKPGEFAWGSANIASNAYTLVNSGFSSERITNPETNTGNAIYSDTNGTISGPLRNGIFAASAVNNNREETGGSYYGIMELSGNLYERVITVGTLQGRNFTGVHGNGIISSTGNGTAINWPNNTTGDGYSYRGGSWLNGSDFIRVSDRFDGASIIASGNNRLGFRAARTAP; via the coding sequence ATGAAAAAAATTACACTAATCTTAATGCTAATTTGCTTTGCCTTTAGCACATCTACAAAGGCAAACAACATTCAAGTGAACAATATCTCACTTGAAAACTTAAACGAAGTATCGAATTGGGTACACGTTGAATTTGATCTTTTTTGGGAAAATTCATGGAGAATCAGTTCTGGGCCATCCAACTGGGACGCAGCATGGGTTTTTATCAAATACAGAGTAAACAACGGAACTTGGACACATGGTATCGTAAGTCAGGCAAGTTCTGTAGCTGCATCAGGATCTACTTTAGATGTAACATCTGATGGAATGGGTGCTTTTATTTATAGAGCTAGTGACGGAAGTGGAAACGTAAACTTTCAAAATACGCAATTACGTTGGAACTTTGGATCTACAGATACCAATGACATTATAGACATTCAAGTATTTGCTATAGAAATGGTATATGTACCACAAGATTCATTTTATGTAGGAGGAACTACAGGTAATGAATCCAATAAATTTCACTCTGGAGGATTTTCAACAAGTTCTTCATACCGAATTACTTCGGAAAATGTGTTAACTATAGCAAACACATCAGGAAACTTATACTACACGGCTGATAATTCAAACGGTGGAGACCAAACAGGAAGTCTTAGTGCTTCATACCCTAAAGGATTTGGTGCTTTTTACAGCATGAAATATGAAGTAACAGAGTCGCAATGGCTAGGGTTCTTCAATAGCTTAACAGAAACACAAAAAACAAACAGAGATGTTACGGATGCAACTCACAAAAACAGTGATGCAGTAATCAGTAGAAACACAATTTCATGGACAGGAGGTTCCGCAAGTGCTACAACTTCAGCACCCGATAGAGCATGTAGTTATTTAAGCCCTGGAGACATGAATGCGTATATGGATTGGACTGGAATGCGCCCTATGACAGAATTAGAATATGAAAAAGCGTGCAGAGGACCAATATTACCAAAACCAGGTGAATTTGCTTGGGGAAGCGCTAATATTGCTTCTAACGCCTACACTTTAGTAAACTCAGGTTTTTCAAGTGAGCGAATCACAAACCCTGAAACAAATACTGGAAATGCCATCTATTCTGATACAAATGGTACAATTAGCGGTCCATTACGTAACGGTATCTTTGCTGCAAGTGCAGTAAATAACAATCGTGAAGAAACTGGTGGAAGCTACTATGGTATCATGGAACTTTCAGGTAACTTATATGAAAGAGTTATAACTGTAGGAACTTTGCAAGGTCGTAACTTTACAGGTGTGCATGGAAATGGAATTATCAGTTCTACAGGAAATGGAACAGCTATTAACTGGCCAAACAACACCACTGGTGACGGATATAGTTACAGAGGTGGAAGCTGGTTAAATGGATCAGACTTCATTAGAGTTTCAGATAGATTTGATGGTGCCTCAATAATTGCATCAGGAAACAATCGTTTAGGATTTAGAGCTGCAAGAACCGCACCATAA
- a CDS encoding T9SS type A sorting domain-containing protein, which translates to MKKTLKLFILSFVCLLALQLQAQDGYTYTLVHNGGYSFTVQAVPNTSTNNFATSVQSYGFTIIVPDGVTIDTGTATSLGSAASATFFDGTNVAQPTIDGYLVTETLGSPATLPAPSAATNSNMYTFTVNGSPTTGIMYILENNSALANTVTPLKSFMQADMIDNGMAEFTNVVDPNAAAVSGMSSFDFITLSVEEENELLGVSLYPNPASDIVKILVPNTIQDIEIEIFDNAGKQINMDLSAENTIDVSNIASGLYIINIISDDIKTTKKLIVK; encoded by the coding sequence ATGAAAAAAACACTAAAATTATTTATACTGAGTTTTGTGTGCCTACTGGCATTACAACTCCAGGCACAAGACGGATATACGTACACCTTGGTCCACAATGGCGGATACAGTTTTACGGTACAGGCAGTGCCAAATACAAGTACTAATAACTTTGCTACTTCCGTTCAGAGTTATGGATTTACAATCATAGTTCCAGATGGAGTAACGATTGATACAGGAACAGCAACTTCTTTAGGAAGTGCTGCAAGCGCAACGTTCTTTGATGGAACAAATGTAGCGCAACCAACTATTGACGGATATTTAGTTACAGAAACTCTAGGAAGTCCTGCTACATTGCCAGCACCTTCTGCGGCAACTAATTCTAATATGTATACGTTTACAGTAAATGGAAGCCCTACAACTGGAATTATGTACATCTTAGAAAACAATTCTGCATTAGCAAATACAGTAACACCATTAAAATCATTCATGCAAGCAGATATGATTGATAATGGAATGGCAGAATTTACAAATGTAGTAGATCCAAATGCTGCTGCAGTATCTGGTATGAGTTCATTTGATTTCATTACACTATCTGTAGAAGAAGAAAATGAACTTTTAGGAGTATCATTATATCCTAATCCAGCTTCTGATATTGTAAAAATCTTAGTTCCAAATACCATACAAGACATAGAAATTGAAATATTTGATAACGCAGGAAAGCAAATAAACATGGATTTATCTGCTGAAAACACCATTGACGTAAGTAATATTGCATCTGGATTATACATAATCAATATAATCTCTGATGACATAAAGACTACTAAAAAGCTTATTGTAAAATAA
- a CDS encoding tetratricopeptide repeat protein, whose protein sequence is MCQLYKNVLLSILALFLSAISFSQTTDSTFVKDANALLKLQSKEYSEIDNVLKPYKKDSIQLQYLVNLFKENTYLEGESYVLNAMGEYCRNTSQYDNAILFHEEALTKAEIAENKQLHVKALNMLGVVYRRIDDIRRALDYHQEALALAESIEDKTESVKKSIAVSLNSMGNIFLVLEQYDLAVQRFERSMEIEKSVGNKLGLAINYHNIGYAKEATGDLEGALVDYIESLKYNDEIDSDLGRVICNNTIGRIYIKQQKYKEAIDIILSTLEKARGLRDKFHLSDVYINLGWAYLEMNEYVLAKKYLNEGLEISKEFNLKSSIAESYDRLAMLAEQEGEYKKAFDYQKISYELNEEITNEKNFKYVNDLIVKYDTKKQIENLEKENATVKQTLKRNKSIWITSSIVLAFLAIMIYILYRQRLLNNEKKILTLEQDMLRSQMNPHFVFNSLNSIKQYIISNEQKNAVHYLNKFAKLIRKILDASRVKVVSLSDELETMDLYMSIENIRFSNEINFEVFVDEEIDLNQIKIPSLVLQPFLENALWHGLSSKKGEKNIKLSVTKTKNDFVTISIADNGIGREAAQLIAKNKIVKRKSIGISLTKNRLTNFVKDFKNSFTVHFMDLKDQYENPSGTEVVLHIPLR, encoded by the coding sequence ATGTGCCAATTATATAAGAATGTACTCCTAAGCATTCTTGCCCTCTTCTTATCTGCCATTAGCTTTTCACAAACTACCGATAGTACTTTTGTGAAAGATGCCAATGCACTTTTAAAATTACAGTCCAAAGAATATTCAGAGATTGATAATGTCCTCAAACCGTATAAAAAAGATTCTATTCAACTTCAATATTTAGTCAATTTATTTAAAGAGAATACCTATTTAGAAGGTGAAAGTTACGTGTTGAATGCGATGGGTGAATATTGTAGAAACACGTCTCAGTATGACAATGCAATTTTGTTTCACGAAGAAGCATTAACCAAAGCCGAAATTGCAGAAAATAAACAATTGCATGTAAAAGCTTTAAATATGTTGGGCGTTGTGTACAGACGTATAGACGATATTCGAAGAGCGTTGGATTATCATCAAGAAGCACTTGCACTTGCAGAAAGTATTGAAGATAAAACCGAATCTGTAAAGAAAAGTATTGCAGTTTCTCTGAATAGCATGGGAAATATTTTTCTTGTTTTAGAGCAATATGATTTGGCTGTACAACGCTTTGAACGATCTATGGAAATTGAAAAAAGTGTTGGGAATAAGTTGGGACTTGCCATTAATTATCACAATATTGGATATGCCAAAGAAGCTACTGGCGATTTAGAAGGCGCTTTGGTCGATTATATAGAATCTTTAAAATATAATGATGAAATTGATTCTGATTTAGGTCGCGTTATCTGTAATAATACGATTGGTCGAATTTATATCAAACAACAAAAATATAAAGAAGCCATTGACATTATTTTATCAACATTGGAAAAAGCGAGAGGCTTGCGCGATAAATTTCATCTTTCAGACGTATACATAAACTTGGGTTGGGCATATTTGGAGATGAATGAGTATGTATTGGCTAAAAAATATTTGAATGAAGGATTGGAAATTTCGAAAGAATTTAATCTAAAAAGTTCTATTGCTGAAAGTTATGATCGCTTAGCGATGTTAGCAGAACAAGAAGGTGAATATAAGAAAGCATTTGACTATCAAAAAATATCGTACGAATTGAACGAAGAAATTACGAATGAGAAAAACTTTAAATATGTCAACGATCTTATTGTAAAATACGATACCAAAAAGCAAATTGAAAACTTAGAGAAAGAAAATGCTACGGTAAAACAAACGCTCAAGCGAAATAAAAGTATTTGGATTACAAGTAGTATTGTATTAGCATTTTTGGCAATTATGATTTACATTTTGTACCGACAACGCTTGCTGAACAACGAAAAGAAGATTTTAACATTGGAGCAAGACATGTTGCGTAGTCAAATGAATCCGCATTTTGTGTTTAATTCGCTAAATTCCATCAAGCAATATATCATTAGTAATGAGCAGAAAAATGCAGTACATTACTTAAATAAATTTGCCAAACTCATTCGCAAAATTTTAGATGCATCGCGTGTCAAAGTAGTTTCACTGAGTGACGAATTGGAAACGATGGATTTATACATGAGCATTGAAAACATCCGCTTCTCTAATGAAATTAATTTTGAAGTGTTTGTAGACGAAGAAATTGACCTCAATCAAATAAAAATCCCTTCATTAGTATTGCAACCGTTTTTAGAAAATGCATTGTGGCATGGTTTGTCTTCTAAAAAAGGAGAAAAAAACATCAAACTTTCGGTGACCAAAACGAAAAACGATTTTGTAACTATTTCCATTGCAGACAACGGAATTGGGAGAGAAGCAGCGCAGCTCATTGCTAAAAATAAAATTGTAAAACGAAAATCTATCGGAATATCACTCACAAAAAACAGACTCACCAATTTTGTGAAAGATTTTAAAAACAGTTTCACAGTACATTTTATGGATTTAAAAGACCAATACGAAAATCCAAGCGGAACAGAAGTTGTATTGCATATTCCGTTGCGATAA
- the lepB gene encoding signal peptidase I, with product MNKKLKIAIYILVGLIVVYQLLNFTKILAFYTVPTTGNEPNIKHGSFIIASNLITPKRGDFITYEFQDPMYGKSTMTHRLCAMENDTLEIRNGTLFINGKNVDATYNLKHAYILSEEKFNSLDETVTGKDYMIIPNEGKQGYLTYIEDKDAEKLQLKAYRFLDDKTNSDPKIKEIYQNDWNKNHFGPLIIPEGKIFVLGDNRDYSQDSRSYGLIDQEAITGVLWKTLFVIESN from the coding sequence TTGAATAAAAAACTTAAAATAGCAATATACATTCTTGTAGGGTTGATTGTTGTATATCAACTCTTAAATTTCACAAAAATACTGGCATTTTATACTGTTCCCACGACAGGTAATGAGCCGAATATAAAACATGGTTCTTTTATCATAGCTTCCAACTTGATAACGCCCAAACGCGGAGATTTTATTACCTACGAATTTCAAGATCCAATGTATGGAAAGTCTACAATGACACACCGTTTATGCGCAATGGAAAACGACACGTTGGAAATTCGCAACGGAACACTTTTTATCAATGGCAAAAATGTTGATGCAACTTACAATTTAAAACATGCATACATTTTAAGTGAAGAAAAGTTTAACTCCTTAGATGAAACTGTGACAGGAAAAGATTACATGATCATTCCCAATGAAGGTAAGCAAGGATATCTTACGTACATTGAAGACAAGGATGCGGAAAAACTGCAACTCAAAGCGTATCGTTTTTTAGACGATAAGACAAATTCGGATCCGAAAATTAAAGAAATCTATCAAAATGACTGGAATAAAAATCATTTTGGTCCGCTGATCATTCCCGAAGGAAAAATATTTGTGCTTGGCGACAATCGCGACTACTCACAAGACAGTCGTTCTTATGGATTGATTGACCAAGAAGCCATTACAGGTGTCCTTTGGAAAACTTTATTTGTAATAGAATCTAACTAA
- a CDS encoding tetratricopeptide repeat protein has product MKQLLFLWTFAFCVLANAQITKNQLKSVSIDSLLNGFSTYEKTNSTTAKEYLLALLETAANSTNKVPTHKIHFELAKIHSALRKKDSALYYINVAIKETENDVNALLNNLYCKGSIYYEFGNYTKAIECYTEVYEMSKRKNDLFTQANLDHDFALIKTQIGQHQAALQLVKKSLTFYESLERENSGNQHATAYLNSLMTISDIYTNLYIDTQKGNLKYLDSAHYYNNIAIEKSLQNNDDEGFLISLRLKGVIHHEEGNIEQSTTDLIKAEEVIQNVNLPGHLVILNLYRGKNYFVTGDYEKALSYFQKTETLIHTTETDFPDLQELYILMAKSYEQKNDSENTITYFNLFYQKDSLNDNLKQRNLEKLYKKYDIVTFKDKINSLENNLKENKYNYTIILGCMLFLVIGISIYYKQKQVRNKKYFQKIMTELELKKEKKASPKEIKISKENVLKILQGLDDFEKNELFLKKNCSLNYVANKTNTNSTYLSKVIQSHKQKKFIQYITDLRIDYALEKLQTTKKFRAYNIKSIAAELGYNSAESFSKDFKRRTKLYPSYYIKKLNETES; this is encoded by the coding sequence ATGAAACAACTACTCTTTCTTTGGACGTTTGCGTTTTGTGTTCTCGCGAATGCACAAATCACTAAAAATCAACTCAAATCAGTATCTATAGATAGTTTACTCAATGGATTTTCAACGTATGAAAAAACAAATTCTACAACTGCCAAAGAATATCTCCTAGCGCTTTTAGAAACAGCTGCAAATAGTACAAACAAAGTTCCTACGCACAAAATTCACTTTGAATTAGCAAAAATACACAGTGCATTACGAAAAAAAGATAGTGCATTGTATTATATAAATGTTGCCATTAAAGAAACCGAAAATGATGTCAACGCACTTTTGAACAATTTATATTGCAAAGGCAGTATTTACTATGAGTTTGGCAATTACACCAAAGCGATTGAGTGTTACACTGAAGTATATGAAATGTCAAAACGGAAAAATGATCTTTTTACACAGGCTAATCTCGATCACGATTTTGCATTGATCAAAACACAGATTGGACAACATCAAGCTGCGTTGCAACTCGTTAAAAAAAGTCTTACTTTTTATGAAAGTCTGGAACGGGAAAATTCAGGAAATCAGCACGCTACCGCTTATCTTAATTCTTTGATGACTATTAGTGATATTTATACAAATCTATATATCGACACACAAAAAGGCAATCTAAAATATTTAGATTCTGCACATTATTACAATAACATTGCTATTGAGAAAAGTTTACAAAATAATGATGATGAAGGATTTTTGATTTCGTTGCGACTTAAAGGCGTTATTCACCACGAAGAAGGCAATATTGAACAATCTACAACGGATTTGATCAAAGCTGAAGAAGTAATTCAAAACGTAAACCTTCCTGGTCATTTAGTGATTTTGAATTTATATCGTGGAAAAAATTATTTTGTAACAGGTGATTACGAAAAAGCCCTTTCCTATTTTCAAAAGACGGAAACTTTAATTCATACAACGGAAACTGATTTTCCCGATTTACAAGAATTGTACATTCTTATGGCAAAATCATATGAACAAAAAAACGATTCTGAAAACACCATAACCTATTTTAATTTATTTTATCAAAAAGATTCGCTAAATGATAATTTAAAACAGCGAAATCTAGAAAAACTATACAAAAAATATGATATCGTTACTTTTAAAGACAAGATAAATTCTCTAGAGAACAATCTAAAAGAAAACAAATACAATTACACTATTATTTTGGGTTGTATGCTTTTCTTAGTAATAGGAATTAGCATCTATTACAAACAAAAACAAGTTCGAAATAAAAAATACTTTCAAAAAATTATGACTGAACTGGAGTTGAAAAAAGAAAAAAAAGCTTCTCCTAAAGAAATCAAAATTAGTAAAGAAAATGTTTTAAAAATTTTACAAGGATTAGATGATTTTGAAAAGAACGAGCTATTTCTCAAAAAGAATTGTTCGCTAAATTATGTCGCCAACAAAACAAACACGAATAGTACGTATTTATCAAAAGTGATTCAAAGTCATAAACAAAAAAAGTTTATTCAATACATTACGGATCTTCGTATTGACTATGCTTTGGAAAAACTGCAAACAACTAAAAAATTTAGAGCATATAACATCAAATCAATCGCTGCTGAACTTGGCTATAACTCTGCTGAATCATTCTCCAAAGATTTTAAAAGACGCACCAAATTATATCCTTCATATTACATAAAAAAACTAAATGAGACAGAATCGTAA
- a CDS encoding DUF6638 family protein, with product MEKLKRSELFGAALVPVTGALVERYNKCLSFIGTAPTQLTNFHIDAMGWSPEIAEEKDDFLYLNSGEANPNAIILSPKQNEKPAYSPFHSFDRDIMNLVFKEHKHTIKDITRDAAICVNLDQYIDAFYEPEDLLKYNQITVDFTVVEDLYSIQQQQLELVEEFRREDNFLDEKLHLKMLASARKHGDLRSRTLKLDSIDYKTSSFYTKAFGGVFVFRRKGSGKNILIFEAKAAAEKMKASSATQAFHIEDGRFYSALAAEKMIVLDPEHSVQSGYFERVQQRIFLSHIKNATHSMSDIIQNSNVYKRYLNNLNADARKQLMILDRLQQNAKNANALDVEGGLTPEVLACIQIPTPELSMDVQELVWKLIVKTASYKDPLFLYWYDKETFYETYNSWNASYQDWVIKLIKQNTWNS from the coding sequence ATGGAAAAATTAAAAAGATCTGAATTATTTGGCGCTGCTTTAGTTCCCGTTACGGGCGCTTTGGTAGAACGCTATAATAAATGTTTGTCCTTTATTGGAACAGCACCAACGCAATTGACCAATTTTCATATTGATGCCATGGGTTGGAGCCCAGAAATTGCCGAAGAAAAGGACGATTTCCTGTACTTAAACTCCGGAGAAGCCAATCCGAATGCCATTATTCTTTCACCAAAACAAAATGAAAAACCTGCATATTCACCTTTTCATAGTTTTGATAGAGATATTATGAATTTGGTGTTTAAAGAACACAAACATACCATTAAAGATATTACGCGAGATGCCGCAATTTGTGTAAATTTAGATCAATATATTGATGCCTTTTACGAGCCAGAAGATTTACTGAAATACAATCAAATTACGGTCGATTTTACGGTGGTAGAAGATTTATACAGCATTCAACAGCAACAATTGGAACTTGTAGAAGAATTCCGCCGAGAAGATAATTTTTTGGATGAAAAACTCCATCTCAAAATGTTGGCTTCTGCTAGAAAACATGGCGATTTACGATCGCGCACCTTAAAATTAGATAGTATTGATTACAAAACTAGTTCGTTTTACACTAAAGCCTTTGGCGGCGTATTTGTATTTCGCAGAAAAGGAAGTGGCAAAAATATTCTCATCTTTGAGGCGAAAGCAGCCGCAGAAAAAATGAAAGCTTCCAGCGCAACACAAGCGTTTCATATTGAAGATGGACGTTTTTATAGCGCATTGGCGGCAGAAAAAATGATTGTACTCGATCCTGAACACAGCGTACAATCGGGTTATTTTGAACGCGTACAACAACGTATTTTTCTATCGCACATAAAAAATGCAACACACTCCATGAGTGATATCATACAAAATTCAAACGTATACAAACGTTATTTAAATAATTTGAATGCAGACGCGCGAAAGCAACTGATGATTTTAGATCGCTTGCAACAAAATGCAAAAAATGCAAACGCGCTCGATGTGGAAGGCGGATTGACTCCGGAAGTATTAGCCTGTATTCAAATACCAACACCCGAATTATCCATGGACGTACAAGAATTGGTTTGGAAGTTGATTGTAAAAACAGCTTCGTACAAAGATCCGCTTTTCTTGTATTGGTACGACAAAGAAACGTTTTATGAAACCTATAATTCGTGGAACGCATCGTATCAAGATTGGGTTATAAAATTAATTAAACAAAACACCTGGAACTCATGA
- a CDS encoding LytTR family DNA-binding domain-containing protein — protein sequence MLKAILIDDEPKALESLAWELDNFSDEIEILAKFSDPEEALTYIERVSCDCLFLDIEMPTMDGFQFLNRLKTKDFAVIITTAYNEYAMKALKEEAIDYLLKPIDMDDLKVAISKVKKYISRNDVSTEKFERILSDYNSRFNKKRITINTDGKLIFLDLDDLLFAESDGNYSTLFLTNSKKIVLTKKLKEVNAMLPDERFFRIHNSYIVNLDKIKEFIKSDGYVILVSNHKIPISRQRKAAFLEKL from the coding sequence ATGTTAAAAGCAATTTTAATAGATGACGAACCAAAAGCACTAGAAAGCCTCGCATGGGAGCTAGATAATTTTAGTGATGAGATTGAAATACTGGCAAAGTTTTCCGATCCAGAAGAAGCGTTGACCTATATTGAAAGAGTGTCTTGTGATTGTCTTTTTTTAGATATTGAAATGCCAACAATGGATGGTTTTCAGTTTTTAAACAGACTGAAAACCAAAGACTTTGCGGTAATTATTACTACAGCATATAATGAATACGCAATGAAAGCGTTAAAAGAAGAAGCTATTGATTATTTGTTGAAACCTATTGATATGGACGATTTAAAAGTCGCGATTTCTAAAGTGAAAAAATATATTTCTCGAAATGACGTTTCTACTGAAAAGTTTGAGCGTATTTTATCTGATTATAATAGCCGATTCAATAAAAAAAGAATTACAATCAATACCGATGGAAAATTGATTTTTCTCGATTTAGACGATTTGCTTTTTGCTGAATCTGATGGAAATTACAGTACGTTGTTTTTGACCAATTCTAAAAAAATTGTGCTGACAAAAAAGCTGAAAGAAGTCAATGCCATGTTGCCAGACGAACGCTTTTTCAGAATTCACAATTCGTATATTGTGAATCTCGATAAAATAAAAGAGTTTATAAAATCCGATGGTTATGTCATATTAGTGTCTAATCATAAAATACCAATTTCAAGACAGCGCAAAGCCGCTTTCTTAGAAAAATTATAA